The window TTGAGTTTTTCCTTTTCGAGTCGGGCGAGAACAAAATTGTCGATGGCGTTCCGCACCCACTTTTTGTTTTTGACTGCAGGTATCGCCGGGCGCACCGGCGCTTTGAAGGCCCAATGGTTTCGTTTATCAGCGCCCTTCGCATCCAATCCATCGGGCCAGCTCGCGCCTTGATCAATCCACGCCCGCAACAGACCGATTTGCTCGGCGGTCAGACGGTCGCCCTTTTGCGGCATGACGAGGTCTTTTTCCAAACCGGCCACCAGGTGTATCATCCGACTCTCCTCGCTCTTGCCGGGCACAATCACCGGACCATGCTCGCCGCCTTTCAACGCGACGGCTTTGACATCCCAACGCAACTCCGCCTTTTGCCGGTCAGCTCCGTGACACGAATAACAACTCTTGGAGAGGATCGGCTGAATGTCTTTGACGAAATCCACTTTCCGGGCGGCAGGCGGCGGCAATTTGGAAACATCGACTGCGGCGGCAGCGCCAGCCACGGGCAGGAAGCAAGTCGCACCCAAAAGGCACCCCACGCATCCGATGAAGCGTGTTGTGAAAGCACTGACTGTCATATTCGACTTACTCAATGAGTTTCTTAGCATTATCAAACAAACTCCAGTGCAGGAGGTCACCCTAATGGGCGATTCGAATGTAAATATTACCCAGCCACTTGTGGTGGACAAGAATTAAACGCGACGCTCTTTCACAGGATTCTGCTGGGAAGACAGCCCCAAAACAAGTTGATTTGCAGCGAACGGCTGGCTATTCTCACTGTGATGAATGGCTTGAGCGAATACTGCAAAGACGCAATTAAGCTTGCTGTGGTCAAAAAACTGGGAGCGGGCGAGGGGTATTCGGCCAGAATTCCAGGCTTCTCTGGTTTGGTGGTTTTTGCGCCAAACCGGACAGAAGTGTTGCGCGAACTGCAATCCGCACTGGAAGGTTGGGTGGAACTATCTCTGTCGCGCGGTGACGGACTGCCTACGCTTCATGCCGTCGAAGCTGTCGCTGGTTAATCCGCTTCCAGCCAATCCTCACGACTGATTCCGGTTTCCTTCAGGATTTCGCTCACCATTCCTACGCTCAAGACGCTTCCGTGTGGATTCGGAACGGGAAGCTTCATTGCGCCACGAACCATGAATTGATGCTTTCCGCCAACGTACGGCCCGTCCCATCCAAGTCTTCGCAGGCGTTTGATCAATTCGCGGCGTGATATAGGTGTAAGACGCATCGCAATGCCATTACGCTAACGAGAATCTACACTCCACCGATCCATTTGCGGTCGTCCCAAACCGCCTTCAGCGAAGTTAGATTACGCCGATCAAAAACGTTCTTCGCAGCGGTAACAACTTTGCCCTTCTTCAAGTTGTTGTAGGCATCGCTGGCGCTGATGGCGACGAACTGGAGCACGCTGGGATCGCGGTAACAATCAATCATGCAGCGCGTGCAGCCGTCGCGAATCAACTTCGACTCATCGAACTCGTAAATGTTGCACATCGGCGTTTCCCAGAAGTGGCACCGATAGAGATCCAGATTCCAGTCGAGGTAAAAATATTTGTGGCCGCCGAGACAACCAAACTTCTCCGGCTCTTTGCGCAAGTGGCGCTGCATTTCCTTGAGCGACTCGGTGGGATTGACGACCGGAAAACCGCTGCGGGCTTTCATCTGTTTGATCTTTTCGAAAACCTGAATCAGCTCCTCGGTCTTGTAGCTGACCAGACTCGAATCGCTGAAACTGAGATAGCTCGACGCCAGTGACGTCAGCGGATAACTGAAGGTGCAACTCTTGAAACCAAGCTCCGTCAGAAATGCCGGGAGCTTGTCGTAATCGTCAATGAGCTTGCTGGCGGTGACGCTGGCGGTGGTTTGAATGCCGAGTTCGTGGAAAACTTCGTTCGCCCGTTTGATTTTGCGACATACATCAGGCAAGCCACGGTTCTTCTCGTGTTTCGTCACGTCGTGGGAGTCAATAGACATGATGACGCTGCTCAAACCATCGCCCGCCAGGTCGCGCATGGTTTGCTCCGTCCAGAGCGAGCCGTTGGTGCAAATCATCGGATGAATGCCGCGCTCAGCCGCGTAACGCACCATCGCGCGCAGTTCTTTGTGCACGAGCGGTTCGCCGCCCACGAACAGCAAGTAACCGATGTGATTTTTCACCGCGATGTCGATAACGTCCTTCGCCTCTTGAAGCGTGACGCTGCGTCGTTGCTTGGGATCAAACCGGTCCACGGCGAAGCCGCAGAAATCGCACTTGGCGTTGCAAATGTTCGTGATCGCAAATTGCAGGTAACCTGGCCCGCCGTGGTCCAGCACCTCGCCAATCAACTTGAGGACGCCCTTCCTCGGCTTCACAACCGGGCGTGAGAAGTCAGCCGTTGCCTGGCCGTTCGCCTTCGCTGCGGCAGACACTGGCTCATTTAATGTGGCGGTACTCATGCAATTTACCTTCGCATTCTGACGACGAACAACCAGCCGTGGCAACCATTTCTTTTCCGGCTCATTCATGAGCGCGTTTCGTCTTGGCAACACGAGAAAGCTGTTCAAGCCAACGCAAATGTCACACACTCCCTCCTGCATGGAGCAAACATGCGCCAGAGGGTTGCTCAAACAGATGCTCGGTTCGAACGCGGAGTTCCGCGAGGGCCAGTGGGAGGCGATTGATCAAATCGCGAATCAGCGGCGTCGCCTGTTGGTCGTCCAACGCACCGGCTGGGGCAAGAGCATCGTCTATTTTCTCGCCACAAAAATTCTCCGTGATGCCGGTTCTGGCCCGACGCTGCTCATCAGCCCGCTGCTGTCACTGATGCGCAATCAGCTTCTCGCCACGGAAAAACTTGGCGTGCGCGCGGCCACGATTCACAGTGAGAACGTGAAGGACTGGGGCGAGGTCGAATCGGCTCTCGCGGGTAATCATCTCGACTTGCTCATGGTGTCGCCGGAACGATTGGCCAACCCGGACTTCATGCGAAAGCTCCTGCCGCTGTTGCAGGGTCGCGTCGGATTGTTCGTCGTGGACGAGGCGCATTGCATTTCGGATTGGGGACACGATTTCCGCCCGGACTACCGCCGCATTTTGCAAGTGATGAAATTGCTGCCGCCCGGCGTGCCCGTGCTCTGCACCACCGCGACCGCCAACGACCGCGTGGTGCGCGACATCGAAACGCAGATTCCGCAACTGCACGTCCTGCGCGGCCCGCTCGTGCGCTCGTCGCTTCGCCTCTACAACATCCGCCTCGCCCATCAATCCGACCGGCTCGCGTGGTTCGCGCATTTCCTGCCGCAACTGCCTGGCAACGGCATCGTTTATTGCCTGACCATTCAGGACGCGCGGCGCGTCGCCGCGTGGCTCCAAGCGAACAAGATTTCCGCCCGCGCGTATCACGCCGACCTCGAAGACGCCGAGCGCATCGAAACCGAAGGACAGTTGCTCCACAACGAAGTCAAGGCGCTCGTGGCCACCGTCGCGCTGGGCATGGGCTTCGACAAACCTGATCTCGGTTTCGTGATTCACTTCCAGCGGCCCGGTTCGGTGGTCGCGTATTATCAGCAAGTCGGTCGCGCCGGTCGCGCGGTGGATTCAGCGTTCGGGATTCTTTTGAACGGCAGCGAGGATGACGAGATTTCGGATTACTTCATCCGCACCGCGTTTCCGCCCGTGGAGGTGATGCAAGGCATCCTTCAGACGCTGGATGGCGCGGCGTACTTTGCAAAGTATGGCAGACGCGGCCCGCTGACGATTGATGATATCGGCGCGGAATTGAACCAGGGCCGCGGTGCAATCGAGAAAGCCCTGAAGCTCCTCGAAGTGGACGGCGCGGTGACACACGACAGACACGGCTACTCGCGCACGGCGAATCCCTGGCAACCGGACGTTGCACGGTTTGAACAGGTGACACGCTTGCGGCGGGACGAGGTCGAGCAGATGCGGCGCTACGTTGAGCACAAAGGCTGCCTGATGGAATTCCTCGCACGGGCGCTCGACGACCCGAACGCCGCGCCGTGCGGCAAGTGCATGAATTGCACGAAGCACACTGAGCGACGCACCGTGCCCGGGTCTCTCACACAGTCCGCCGTGGATTTTCTGCGCGGCGACGCGCTCGTGCTCGAACAGCGCTTGCGCTGGCCAAAGCCGTTGCTCGAAGAGATCAGATCAGCGTTGCCGGAAGCCGTGGAGTTTGGCGACAAAGGCGCGCTGAAAACGACGATCCCGGAAGCCTTGCGCGCCGAAGCCGGACGCGTGTTGTGCCTCTGGGGCGACTCCGGCTGGGGCGATGAAGTCGCGCGTGGAAAATACGAAGCCGGCCGCTTCAGCGACGCGCTGGTGAACGCCGCCGCCGCACTGATCCGCGAAAAGTGGAGACCTCAACCGCCGCCCGCGTGGATCACCGCTGTTCCATCGGCGCGCCGGGCGGAACTGGTCAACGGCTTCGCCCGTCGCCTGGCAGAAAAACTGAACCTGCCTTTCGCGCCCATTCTTCGCCGCACCCGTGACATTCACCCGCAAAAGGAAATGCAGAACAGCGTTCAACAAGTTCGTAATCTTCTCGGCGCGTTCAACATTGAGGGAAAGCCGCCGTCAGGTCCAGTGCTGCTGGTGGACGACATGGTGGATTCAGGATGGACGCTGACGTTGCTGGCGGTATTGTTGCGGCAGCGCGGCAGCGGGCCGGTGTATCCGTTCGCCCTGGCCAAGGCTTCGCCGCGAGGCAGTTAAACGCTGTAGCAGCCGACGTAAGGAGGCTCTAAAATCCTTACGTCGCAGCGATTCGAAGAGTTAGAGCCTCCTTACGTCGGCTGCTACGGAGAATAATTGAAGATTGTTGATGAACCCACACGACTATCTCAGCGCCGACGGGCAGGCGATGCTGTTGCTCTGCTCCTCGCTCGCTTTGCCGCCGACCGCGAAGGAGATGGATTTGTCGCCATTGAAACTGGGCGAGTGGAATCAACTCGAACGCAAGATTCGCGAATCATCCTTGAAAAGCCCGGCCGCACTCCAAGGTCGCAGTGCGGATGAACTGGCCAAAGCCCTCGCACTGCCGACGGACGAAGCCGGGCGCATCGCGCGTCTGCTGAAATTCGCCGGCCAACTTTCGCTCGAGCTGCAAAACCTTTTCGAGCGTGGCCTGTGGGCAGTGTCGCGCTTGGATGAACTTTACCCTGTGCATCTACGCGACACGTTGAAGCATCAAGCGCCGACGGTGTTGTTCGGGGCGGGCGACATCCGGTTGCTTCAACGCGCCGGCGTCGCCGTGGTTGGCTCGCGCAACATTGACGAAGCCGGCGCCGCGTTCGCCCGCGAGGTCGGCTCAAAAGCTGTCACGGCGAAACTTCCGGTGGTTTCCGGCGGAGCGCGCGGCACGGACCGCATCGCCATGCAGGCCGCGCTCGAAACCGGTGGCATTGCGTTCGGCGCATTGGCGGACAGCCTCGAACGCACGGCGCGACAGGCGGACGTATGCGAGTTCGTGAGCGATGGAAAGCTGGTGTTGCTGACGCCCTACGCGCCGACTGCCGGCTTCTCCGTCGGTGCGGCGATGGGACGCAACAAGTTGATATACGGACTGGCCGAGTTCGCCGTCGTGGTGAGCAGCGACCATCAAACCGGCGGCACCTGGGCGGGCGCGGTCGAAGCGTTGAAGGGCGGCTGGTGCCCCGTGCTGGTGCGTGACGGCGACGGCGTGCCGCGCGGGAACCGGGAGCTTCTCAAACTTGGCGCGACCGGCTTGAGCGCTGATCATCTGGCCGCCGTTTCAAACGTTGCGGAATGGGTGGATCGACGAGTCGCGCCAAAGACGCCCGAGCCGGATTTGTTCGACCTCGTTCCACCAGTGCGACGGACCTGATCAGAGCACATTCCCGCTCGAACTCCTTATTTGAAACTCCCAAACTTTGTCGCATATGCGACAAAGTTTGGACTGGCCATTTCAAGACTTTTCACGCATACTTCAACCGTGAAACCCAAAACCGAAGAACTTCTCAACCTTCTGCTCTGGTCTGCCGAAAAGCTGGCGCGCCCCACGTTTCGCAACCTGACCGATTCATACGAGAGTTGGGCGTACCGCAACGGCCTGCTGAAACAAACCGCAATTTTGGAGCGCCAGCAATACCTCGAGCGCAATCCAGCCGTGCCGGACGACCGCATGTATCGCTTGACCTGGCAAGGACGTTTGCACGCTTTGGGAGGACGTGACCCTCAAACCCACTGGTCGCGCGAGTGGGATGGACGCTGGCGGCTGGTGTTGTTCGATGTTCCGACGACACAGAACACGCATCGCGCCCGGCTGCGGCGCTACCTGCGCGACAAAGGCTTCGGTTACCTGCAAAACAGCGTCTGGATCACGCCGGATTCGCTCAAAGAAGAACGGCGAATCCTTGTCGGCGGGAAGATCAATGTGGAATCGCTCCTCCTGCTGGAGGCGCGGCCTTGCGCGGGAGAATCTGACGCGGAAATCGTCGCTGGCGCGTGGGACTTCGAGCGCATCAACCGCCGCTATGCCCGGCATTTGAAAATCCTTGATGAGCGACCGGGCGGGGCGCTGCGGAACGACGCGGCGGCGAAGGCGTTGCTGCGCTGGGCGGCGGCGGAGCGCGAGGCGTGGCTCAACGCGGTGACGAACGATCCGCTGCTGCCAGAAAGAATTCTGCCGTCTGATTACCAGGGGCAATCGGCGTGGCGCCGGCGCGTGGAAGTGTTCCGCGAAGCCGGGCGACAATTGCGCACCTTCAACTCTTGAGCTACATCCCAAACTTTGTCGCATATGCGACAAAGTTTGGGAGAACGGGTGCACCTGACCATGAGCAGTTGTGAGGAGGCAAGCGGATCAAAGGCGATGGGATTGAGTCCGGCCGGCGGTGGAGTCGGTCGCTTTCTCCAGAGCTTCAAACATCGGTCGCCACGATTGCGCGGCGTCGGACGCGAAGGTGCGCAACAAAGGCAGCGCCTCCCGCCAGCAATGCGACAGTGGCGGCAGCAGCGCCTCGTCGAGCGTCGCCGGTTCTGGCAGGCGGGCTTCGGTGGCCAGCGCGCGACCGAGCGACAGCGCCGCGTCGAGCAACGGCGCGCGAGTTTCGTCGGCCATTCCGCCGCCACCGAGCAATTGCGCCATCTTGAGTTTACGCGCAGCCTGGGCGCGGTGGGCGTCGGCTTTGGCTCGCTCCTCTGGCGAAAGCGGCAGCGGGGCGGAACCGGTCTCCGGCTCCGGGAACAGCGGCCGACTCGCTCGCGTTGTCACGGAAATCAACCCCGCCGCGGCCAGTCGCTCCAAGGCTTCGTGTGTCGCGCGGTCCACGACTTCCAGTTGCACGGGCGCGAGCGGATCGCTGAGGCCCGGACCGAAAAAGTCGCGATGCAACTCGTTCAACCGCGTCTGCCACTGCGCCGCGTCGCGATCCACCACCACATAGAGCACCGAATGTGCGCCTTGCGACGGATAGCGCTCCTCGCAATGGAGCAGTGCGCCGTTGATTCGCTCACGGGCTTTGCGCGCAAATCCAAGCGGGTGGTCGGCGGGCAGGCTTTGTTGATAGTTGAGAGTTGAGGGTTGAGAGCTTTCAGCCGCCGCGCTGGCGGGCTTCGCGATCACCAACTGCTCCAGCTTCGCGAGGAACGCCTGTCGTCCGGTGCGCAGCTTGATTTCCTTCAAGTCGCCTTTGAGATCGAGCACGCCGTCGGAGAGGGCCTGTTTGTTGGCCAGCGTTTCGAGCATCTTGTGCTCGATGGTTTTTTCGGAAACGAGATTGAACACGCTGACCGGTTTGGTCTGGTGCTTGCGCCAGGCGCGGGCGATGCGCTGTTCGAGCTTCGCCGGATTCCACGGCAGATCGCAATTGATCACGACGCTGGCGCACTGAAGGTTCAACCCGGTGCTGCCGCTATCGGTGCTTAGAAACACGCGGCAGTTCGGATCGTTCTTGAACGCATTGATTTCCGCGCGACGGCGGCGTTGCGGCACGGTGCCGGTGTGCCAGGCGAAGACGAGGTGGAGTCGCTCGCACAACTCGCGCACCAGTTCGAGCATCCGTTCCCACTCGGAAAAGACGATCACCTTCGCATCGTTCTCGCGGCACTCGTCGAGCAGCTTCTCCAACTCGCCGAGCTTGGGGCACACCTTGTCTTCCGGGTCGAGGATGTAATTCGTGTCGCAGACCATGCGCATCATCGCGAGATGGCGCATCAACTTGTCCTGCTCCTGCTGCGTGAGCGGGCGGCGCTTCGCCAGGTGAGCGAGCCGCGCCACAACACCTTCGTGCCCGTCGTATTCGCCCTGTTGCTCCGGGCTGAGCGGGACGAAGTGATTGCGGTCGGTGCGGTCGGGCAGTTCAGTTTCGACTTCAGCCTTGCGGCGGCGCAACATGTAAGGGGCAATCCGCGCGTGGAGTTGATCCAAGTTGCGATAGGCGGCAGGGCGACCGCGGTCATCAAGATCGTAGAACTCGCGATTGAAACGGAACAACGGGCCGAGCACCGACGGGTTGAGGAAATCCATCAGCGAATGCAACTCGTCAATGCGGTTCTCGATCAGCGTGCCGGTGAGCACGAAGGCGTAACGGCTGCGGAGACGCTTGATGGCTTGCGTGGTCTTGGTGCTCCAGTTCTTGATGCGCTGGGCTTCGTCGAGCACCACGATGTCCGGGCGCAGACGTTGGTTGACCTCCAGCCCGTCGGCCAGCATCTGCTCGTAGTTGACGATGGTGAAGAAGGGGAAGATGAGAGTTGAGGGTTGAGAGTTGAGAACGCCCCTCACCCCGTCCCTCTCCCCATCGGATGGGGAGAGGGTGTCCGCCAGGACGGGTAAGGGGACTGTGTAGGCTTTCAAGCGTTCATGCCGCGAGCCGAAGACGAGTTGCAGCGGCAAGTCCGTGAACCGCTGAATCTGCTCTTCCCACTCGGTCTTGAGCGACGCGGGCGTGACGACGAGCACGCGCTGCGCCTGACCAAGCCGATGCAACAGCGCGCACGCGGCGATGGCTTGAATGGTTTTGCCCAGGCCCATCTCGTCCGCCAGGAGCGCACGCTCGGTGAAAGCCAGATGCAGCATCCCTTCACGCTGGTAAGGAAATAGCGGGACTTTGGTCTCGTGCGCTGGCCATTCGCCGCTTTGGACCTTAAGCTCGTACTCGTGGCGCAGTTGTCGGCGCTCCTCGGCGCGGCGGCGGTTTTCCAGCCAGGCCGCGACCTCCTGCGAGATGCGAATTTGCGGGCAGCCGGTTTCGCGGAGTTGCTGCAAGGCGGTGAGCGCCGGCTCGGGCGAACCTTGGGCGAGGCGGCCGTTACCGTCGAACCACTTCTGAGCGGCGCGCGGGAGTTCGCCGTGTCCGTTGAGCAGTCGCAACGTGTCGGCGGCCGGGTCCACGATCACTTCGATCCGCGTGGAACCGTTTTGGCGGGCCGAGTGGAACAGCCGGCGGAACCGCGCCTCAAGCTGCCGCAACACCGCCTCGACATGCTTGCAAGTGCCCAGCCCGTTGATGCGGAAATCGACGCAGTCACAGGCGAACTGCCGCTCGCATAGG of the Verrucomicrobiota bacterium genome contains:
- a CDS encoding type II toxin-antitoxin system HicA family toxin — encoded protein: MRLTPISRRELIKRLRRLGWDGPYVGGKHQFMVRGAMKLPVPNPHGSVLSVGMVSEILKETGISREDWLEAD
- a CDS encoding DEAD/DEAH box helicase — protein: MAFKTKTSSDLKIPSAHDWRTTDADEINKRRLRAREESFTISNADPRHPIFSNFRVASRSGLTYSVEIRDLCERQFACDCVDFRINGLGTCKHVEAVLRQLEARFRRLFHSARQNGSTRIEVIVDPAADTLRLLNGHGELPRAAQKWFDGNGRLAQGSPEPALTALQQLRETGCPQIRISQEVAAWLENRRRAEERRQLRHEYELKVQSGEWPAHETKVPLFPYQREGMLHLAFTERALLADEMGLGKTIQAIAACALLHRLGQAQRVLVVTPASLKTEWEEQIQRFTDLPLQLVFGSRHERLKAYTVPLPVLADTLSPSDGERDGVRGVLNSQPSTLIFPFFTIVNYEQMLADGLEVNQRLRPDIVVLDEAQRIKNWSTKTTQAIKRLRSRYAFVLTGTLIENRIDELHSLMDFLNPSVLGPLFRFNREFYDLDDRGRPAAYRNLDQLHARIAPYMLRRRKAEVETELPDRTDRNHFVPLSPEQQGEYDGHEGVVARLAHLAKRRPLTQQEQDKLMRHLAMMRMVCDTNYILDPEDKVCPKLGELEKLLDECRENDAKVIVFSEWERMLELVRELCERLHLVFAWHTGTVPQRRRRAEINAFKNDPNCRVFLSTDSGSTGLNLQCASVVINCDLPWNPAKLEQRIARAWRKHQTKPVSVFNLVSEKTIEHKMLETLANKQALSDGVLDLKGDLKEIKLRTGRQAFLAKLEQLVIAKPASAAAESSQPSTLNYQQSLPADHPLGFARKARERINGALLHCEERYPSQGAHSVLYVVVDRDAAQWQTRLNELHRDFFGPGLSDPLAPVQLEVVDRATHEALERLAAAGLISVTTRASRPLFPEPETGSAPLPLSPEERAKADAHRAQAARKLKMAQLLGGGGMADETRAPLLDAALSLGRALATEARLPEPATLDEALLPPLSHCWREALPLLRTFASDAAQSWRPMFEALEKATDSTAGRTQSHRL
- a CDS encoding RecQ family ATP-dependent DNA helicase is translated as MEQTCARGLLKQMLGSNAEFREGQWEAIDQIANQRRRLLVVQRTGWGKSIVYFLATKILRDAGSGPTLLISPLLSLMRNQLLATEKLGVRAATIHSENVKDWGEVESALAGNHLDLLMVSPERLANPDFMRKLLPLLQGRVGLFVVDEAHCISDWGHDFRPDYRRILQVMKLLPPGVPVLCTTATANDRVVRDIETQIPQLHVLRGPLVRSSLRLYNIRLAHQSDRLAWFAHFLPQLPGNGIVYCLTIQDARRVAAWLQANKISARAYHADLEDAERIETEGQLLHNEVKALVATVALGMGFDKPDLGFVIHFQRPGSVVAYYQQVGRAGRAVDSAFGILLNGSEDDEISDYFIRTAFPPVEVMQGILQTLDGAAYFAKYGRRGPLTIDDIGAELNQGRGAIEKALKLLEVDGAVTHDRHGYSRTANPWQPDVARFEQVTRLRRDEVEQMRRYVEHKGCLMEFLARALDDPNAAPCGKCMNCTKHTERRTVPGSLTQSAVDFLRGDALVLEQRLRWPKPLLEEIRSALPEAVEFGDKGALKTTIPEALRAEAGRVLCLWGDSGWGDEVARGKYEAGRFSDALVNAAAALIREKWRPQPPPAWITAVPSARRAELVNGFARRLAEKLNLPFAPILRRTRDIHPQKEMQNSVQQVRNLLGAFNIEGKPPSGPVLLVDDMVDSGWTLTLLAVLLRQRGSGPVYPFALAKASPRGS
- a CDS encoding radical SAM protein codes for the protein MNEPEKKWLPRLVVRRQNAKVNCMSTATLNEPVSAAAKANGQATADFSRPVVKPRKGVLKLIGEVLDHGGPGYLQFAITNICNAKCDFCGFAVDRFDPKQRRSVTLQEAKDVIDIAVKNHIGYLLFVGGEPLVHKELRAMVRYAAERGIHPMICTNGSLWTEQTMRDLAGDGLSSVIMSIDSHDVTKHEKNRGLPDVCRKIKRANEVFHELGIQTTASVTASKLIDDYDKLPAFLTELGFKSCTFSYPLTSLASSYLSFSDSSLVSYKTEELIQVFEKIKQMKARSGFPVVNPTESLKEMQRHLRKEPEKFGCLGGHKYFYLDWNLDLYRCHFWETPMCNIYEFDESKLIRDGCTRCMIDCYRDPSVLQFVAISASDAYNNLKKGKVVTAAKNVFDRRNLTSLKAVWDDRKWIGGV
- a CDS encoding DNA-protecting protein DprA, whose protein sequence is MNPHDYLSADGQAMLLLCSSLALPPTAKEMDLSPLKLGEWNQLERKIRESSLKSPAALQGRSADELAKALALPTDEAGRIARLLKFAGQLSLELQNLFERGLWAVSRLDELYPVHLRDTLKHQAPTVLFGAGDIRLLQRAGVAVVGSRNIDEAGAAFAREVGSKAVTAKLPVVSGGARGTDRIAMQAALETGGIAFGALADSLERTARQADVCEFVSDGKLVLLTPYAPTAGFSVGAAMGRNKLIYGLAEFAVVVSSDHQTGGTWAGAVEALKGGWCPVLVRDGDGVPRGNRELLKLGATGLSADHLAAVSNVAEWVDRRVAPKTPEPDLFDLVPPVRRT